Proteins encoded within one genomic window of Hahella chejuensis KCTC 2396:
- a CDS encoding LysE family translocator — MELFFAVLLFAVSTTVTPGPNNIMVMASGVNFGVRRTLPHFLGICLGFPSMVAAVGLGLGTIFAQAPALHVIVKVVGVTYMLYLAWKIAMTDTSIRADKDVRPMTFWQAAVFQWVNPKAWIMAIGAVAAFTTVSGDMNAQVAVIALAFLSVSFPCVGVWMLGGAILQKVLTRPRQQRVFNLTMSFLLVASIMPMIAANLSDAPV, encoded by the coding sequence ATGGAATTATTTTTCGCCGTACTGTTGTTTGCTGTTTCCACCACTGTCACCCCCGGACCGAATAACATCATGGTGATGGCCTCCGGCGTCAACTTTGGCGTGCGCCGCACCCTGCCGCATTTCCTGGGCATTTGTCTGGGATTCCCTTCCATGGTCGCCGCAGTCGGATTGGGTCTGGGAACCATTTTCGCCCAGGCGCCGGCGCTGCATGTGATCGTTAAAGTGGTGGGCGTGACCTATATGTTGTATCTGGCCTGGAAAATCGCTATGACGGACACATCCATTCGCGCCGACAAAGATGTCAGACCCATGACGTTCTGGCAGGCGGCGGTGTTTCAGTGGGTGAACCCCAAGGCCTGGATCATGGCGATTGGCGCGGTGGCGGCTTTCACCACGGTCAGTGGCGACATGAATGCGCAGGTGGCGGTGATCGCCCTGGCGTTTCTCTCCGTCAGCTTTCCCTGTGTCGGCGTGTGGATGCTGGGCGGCGCCATTTTGCAGAAAGTGCTGACCCGGCCCAGGCAGCAGCGCGTATTCAACCTGACTATGTCGTTTCTCCTGGTAGCCTCCATTATGCCGATGATCGCCGCCAACCTCAGCGACGCTCCGGTCTGA
- a CDS encoding helix-turn-helix transcriptional regulator, which produces MRRADRLFQIVTILRSRRGATTAKIIAEQLEVSERTIYRDIQALMVSGVPIESEAGVGYRLMRGFTLPPLNFQEDELEALLLGMRMVQAWSDRAMGRAATHALQKILAELPSHLKRMGEQTQIYSPQFFVDAKAAQFGEELRAAIRQKTLIWVRYKRVDGVESERWLEPLGMFFWGRTWTLVAWCRLRKEYREFRLDRLLELRAAQETFETQKDKCLDHYLDRVTSLYNEYFQEHARTELPDPQ; this is translated from the coding sequence ATGCGCAGAGCTGATCGTCTTTTTCAAATTGTGACTATTCTGCGCAGCCGGCGTGGGGCGACCACCGCCAAAATTATCGCGGAACAGCTAGAGGTGTCGGAGCGCACTATCTATCGCGATATCCAGGCGCTGATGGTGTCCGGCGTGCCTATAGAGAGCGAAGCCGGCGTGGGATATCGGTTGATGAGGGGCTTTACCTTGCCGCCGCTCAACTTTCAAGAAGACGAACTGGAAGCGCTGTTGCTGGGAATGCGCATGGTGCAGGCCTGGAGCGACCGCGCCATGGGCCGCGCCGCCACCCACGCCCTGCAGAAGATTCTGGCGGAGTTGCCTTCTCATCTGAAGCGCATGGGCGAGCAGACCCAGATATATTCTCCTCAATTCTTCGTGGACGCCAAGGCCGCTCAGTTTGGCGAGGAGTTACGCGCCGCAATCAGACAAAAAACCTTGATCTGGGTGCGTTACAAGCGGGTCGACGGCGTTGAAAGCGAACGCTGGCTGGAACCGCTAGGCATGTTTTTCTGGGGGCGTACCTGGACCTTGGTCGCCTGGTGTCGTCTGAGAAAAGAGTATCGCGAATTCCGACTGGACCGTCTGCTGGAGCTCAGGGCCGCGCAAGAGACGTTCGAGACCCAAAAAGACAAATGTTTAGATCATTACCTGGATCGTGTAACCTCGCTGTATAACGAATACTTTCAGGAACACGCCAGAACAGAACTGCCTGACCCCCAATGA